One genomic segment of Flagellimonas marinaquae includes these proteins:
- a CDS encoding potassium/proton antiporter: MNITIENIILIGSVLLLISILAGKTTYRFGIPTLLLFLTIGMLAGSDGIGGIYFDNPKIAQFVGVVSLNFILFSGGLDTNWQSVKPVLKEGIALSTLGVLLTAVGLGYFVYLITDFTLYESLLLGAIVSSTDAAAVFSILRGKNLALKKNLRPTLELESGSNDPMAYVLTIAFLTLVQYPEKNIVSVLPMFLLQMVLGGAAGFLFGKLSKIIINKIRLDFEGLYPVLTIALMFITFSATDFIGGNGFLAIYICSVYLGNQNIIHKKTIMRMFDGLAWLMQIVLFLTLGLLVFPTEIVPFIGIGIMISLFLIFVARPLAVLISLLPFRMKMRRRFYISWVGLRGAVPIVFATYPLLAGIDKANVIFNIVFFVSITSVLIQGSTLSIVAKWLHVGLPERVKPLSATDELLSEHPKAIMKEIKITKTCPSNGVKIVDLGFPKNAIIAMIERDGNYITPNGLTEIAANDKLVVLTDKPEILDKVYESLSLKKKEEEIGD; this comes from the coding sequence ATGAACATCACCATAGAAAACATCATATTAATAGGTTCGGTATTACTGCTGATCAGTATTTTGGCCGGTAAGACCACCTATCGGTTCGGTATTCCCACTTTATTGTTGTTTTTGACCATTGGTATGTTGGCCGGATCGGATGGAATAGGGGGTATTTATTTCGATAATCCCAAAATAGCGCAGTTCGTGGGTGTTGTATCCTTGAACTTTATATTGTTCTCGGGCGGACTGGATACCAATTGGCAGTCTGTAAAACCGGTGTTGAAGGAAGGAATTGCACTGTCCACCTTGGGAGTGTTGTTAACGGCTGTAGGGTTAGGTTATTTTGTGTATTTGATAACCGATTTTACCTTATACGAAAGTCTTTTGTTGGGGGCAATTGTGTCTTCTACGGATGCAGCTGCAGTATTTTCGATATTACGAGGCAAGAATTTGGCGCTAAAGAAAAACCTAAGGCCCACACTAGAGCTGGAAAGCGGGAGTAACGACCCCATGGCCTATGTGCTTACCATTGCTTTTTTAACCTTGGTGCAGTATCCCGAAAAAAACATTGTATCGGTTTTGCCCATGTTTTTACTACAAATGGTGCTCGGTGGAGCAGCTGGCTTTTTGTTCGGAAAGCTAAGTAAGATCATTATAAATAAGATTCGGTTGGATTTTGAGGGGTTGTACCCCGTGCTTACCATTGCTTTGATGTTCATTACTTTTTCGGCTACCGATTTTATTGGGGGCAACGGCTTTTTGGCAATTTATATTTGTTCCGTATACCTTGGTAATCAGAATATAATCCATAAAAAAACCATCATGCGAATGTTCGATGGACTCGCATGGCTTATGCAGATTGTTTTGTTCCTTACCTTGGGCCTGCTGGTATTTCCAACAGAAATAGTGCCTTTTATTGGAATAGGAATAATGATCTCCCTATTTCTGATTTTTGTGGCCCGGCCATTGGCCGTACTGATTTCCCTTTTGCCTTTTCGTATGAAGATGAGACGACGATTCTACATTTCTTGGGTCGGGTTGCGGGGAGCAGTGCCCATTGTATTTGCTACCTATCCGCTTTTGGCAGGAATAGATAAGGCAAACGTTATTTTTAATATTGTCTTCTTTGTTTCGATCACATCCGTTTTAATTCAGGGGAGTACGCTGTCCATTGTGGCCAAATGGCTCCATGTGGGATTACCGGAGCGTGTAAAACCCTTGTCCGCTACGGATGAGTTGTTGTCCGAGCACCCAAAGGCGATAATGAAGGAAATAAAAATAACGAAAACCTGTCCTTCCAATGGAGTTAAGATCGTTGATCTTGGATTTCCAAAAAATGCCATTATCGCCATGATCGAACGCGATGGAAACTATATTACCCCGAATGGACTTACCGAAATAGCGGCAAACGATAAATTGGTAGTATTGACCGATAAGCCCGAAATCCTCGATAAGGTATACGAATCCCTCTCTTTAAAAAAGAAAGAAGAAGAAATTGGAGATTAG